In Kineococcus rhizosphaerae, the following proteins share a genomic window:
- a CDS encoding primosomal protein N' — MKATRKKKPLEDVTGTDPVARVLLSSALPHLDRPFDYLVPASMEHTAEPGRLVRIPFAGTDAEGYVLERTAASEHTGKLARLRRVVSGVPVLTPATLELCRLVAAEYGGTLSDVVRLAVPGRHAAAEEAVLKAAPVVHAPVALGEDLHGWQRHSAGPAFLAHVRDGSSPRAVATFAPGSDPFALLAVAARAALASGRTALLVVPDHRDLDRLSAALDRLVPEGHVRLEADAGPAARYRAFLEALTGRARVVAGTRAAIFAPLPNLGLVAVLEDGDDSHADQRAPYPHVREVARLRADQAGAAALVAGWTRTAETQLLLESGWARPVLAPRDVVRATAPRIALAGTTGPDAQDPLAAAARLPSDGWRVLRDALTRGPVLVQVPRTGYVPTLACQTCREPARCASCHGPLAVPGAGERATCRWCGRPATDWTCPTCHDTRFRAVVTGARRTAEELGRAFPGVDVRTSGGSHVLDTVPDRPALVIATPGAEPVAPRGYAAALLLDGWALLARPDLRAAEEAYRRWTAAAALVRPASEGGTVFLVADPQAAPAQALVRWDPAGFAERELAQRRELNLPPAARFAGLIGVAADVEEFVAALPDLPGVRVLGPLPVPDQPGRAPMVRSVVRVPRSESAALALAVKNVTAGRSVRKLPLVRVRVDPLQIG; from the coding sequence GTGAAGGCGACCCGCAAGAAGAAACCCCTCGAGGACGTCACCGGCACCGACCCCGTCGCCCGGGTGCTGCTCAGCTCCGCGCTGCCGCACCTGGACCGGCCCTTCGACTACCTCGTCCCGGCCTCGATGGAGCACACCGCCGAACCGGGGCGCCTCGTGCGCATCCCCTTCGCAGGCACCGACGCCGAGGGGTACGTCCTCGAGCGCACCGCCGCCAGTGAGCACACCGGCAAGCTGGCCCGGCTGCGTCGCGTCGTCTCCGGTGTGCCCGTCCTGACGCCCGCCACGCTGGAGCTGTGCCGGCTCGTGGCGGCCGAGTACGGCGGGACGCTGTCCGACGTCGTGCGCCTGGCCGTGCCCGGCCGCCACGCCGCCGCCGAGGAGGCGGTGCTGAAGGCCGCCCCCGTCGTCCACGCCCCCGTCGCCCTCGGTGAGGACCTGCACGGCTGGCAGCGGCACAGCGCCGGCCCGGCCTTCCTCGCCCACGTGCGCGACGGCTCCTCGCCCCGAGCGGTGGCGACCTTCGCCCCCGGCAGCGACCCGTTCGCCCTGCTCGCCGTCGCCGCCCGCGCCGCCCTGGCCTCGGGCCGCACCGCGCTGCTCGTCGTGCCCGACCACCGCGACCTGGACCGGCTCTCGGCCGCCCTGGACCGCCTCGTGCCCGAGGGTCACGTCCGGCTCGAGGCCGACGCCGGGCCCGCCGCGCGCTACCGCGCCTTCCTCGAGGCCCTGACCGGGCGCGCCCGCGTCGTGGCCGGCACCCGCGCCGCGATCTTCGCGCCGCTGCCCAACCTCGGTCTCGTCGCCGTCCTGGAGGACGGCGACGACTCCCACGCCGACCAGCGCGCGCCCTACCCGCACGTGCGCGAGGTCGCGCGGCTGCGCGCCGACCAGGCCGGCGCCGCGGCCCTGGTCGCCGGGTGGACCCGCACCGCCGAGACGCAGCTGCTGCTGGAGTCCGGCTGGGCCCGGCCCGTCCTGGCGCCCCGCGACGTCGTGCGCGCCACCGCACCGCGCATCGCCCTGGCCGGCACCACCGGCCCCGACGCGCAGGACCCCCTGGCCGCCGCGGCCCGGCTGCCCAGCGACGGCTGGCGCGTCCTGCGCGACGCCCTCACCCGCGGACCGGTCCTCGTCCAGGTGCCCCGCACCGGGTACGTGCCCACCCTGGCCTGCCAGACGTGCCGCGAACCGGCGCGCTGCGCCTCCTGCCACGGACCGCTGGCCGTGCCCGGGGCGGGGGAGCGGGCCACCTGTCGCTGGTGCGGGCGCCCCGCGACCGACTGGACCTGCCCCACCTGCCACGACACCCGGTTCCGGGCCGTCGTCACCGGGGCGCGCCGCACCGCCGAGGAGCTCGGCCGCGCCTTCCCCGGCGTGGACGTGCGCACCTCCGGCGGCTCGCACGTCCTGGACACCGTCCCGGACCGCCCCGCGCTGGTCATCGCCACCCCCGGGGCCGAACCCGTCGCGCCGCGCGGCTACGCCGCGGCCCTGCTGCTCGACGGCTGGGCCCTGCTCGCCCGCCCCGACCTGCGCGCCGCCGAGGAGGCCTACCGGCGCTGGACCGCCGCGGCCGCGCTCGTGCGCCCCGCCTCCGAGGGCGGCACCGTGTTCCTGGTCGCCGACCCCCAGGCCGCGCCCGCGCAGGCCCTGGTCCGCTGGGACCCCGCCGGGTTCGCCGAGCGGGAACTGGCCCAGCGCCGCGAGCTCAACCTGCCGCCCGCGGCCCGCTTCGCGGGCCTCATCGGCGTCGCGGCCGACGTCGAGGAGTTCGTCGCCGCCCTGCCGGACCTGCCCGGCGTGCGCGTGCTCGGCCCCCTGCCCGTGCCGGACCAGCCCGGGCGCGCGCCCATGGTCCGCAGCGTCGTGCGGGTGCCGCGCAGCGAGTCCGCCGCGCTGGCGCTCGCGGTCAAGAACGTCACCGCCGGCCGCAGCGTGCGCAAGCTGCCCCTGGTCCGGGTGCGGGTGGACCCGCTGCAGATCGGGTGA
- a CDS encoding DUF664 domain-containing protein, whose translation MDEVERVHAQLCAQREHVLGIVDGLDEQDVRRPVLPSGWSCLGLVNHLALDDERFWFPLVVAGEPELVATFDPGLDAWDVGDEPATVVLERYREQCARADAVIAATAADAPPRWWPGDLFGGFRLADLRAVLLHVLVETATHAGHLDAARELLDGRQRLVLDRGRAAGTAEGVTRSAAGPPAPGPGAACARCGRR comes from the coding sequence GTGGACGAGGTCGAACGGGTGCACGCGCAGCTGTGCGCGCAGCGCGAGCACGTGCTGGGGATCGTGGACGGGCTGGACGAGCAGGACGTGCGGCGCCCCGTGCTGCCGTCGGGGTGGAGCTGCCTGGGGCTGGTGAACCACCTGGCGCTGGACGACGAGCGGTTCTGGTTCCCGCTCGTGGTGGCCGGCGAGCCCGAACTGGTGGCGACGTTCGACCCCGGCCTCGACGCGTGGGACGTCGGGGACGAGCCCGCGACGGTGGTGCTGGAGCGCTACCGCGAGCAGTGCGCCCGCGCCGACGCCGTCATCGCCGCGACGGCCGCGGACGCGCCGCCGCGCTGGTGGCCCGGCGACCTGTTCGGCGGCTTCCGGCTGGCGGACCTGCGGGCGGTGCTGCTGCACGTGCTCGTCGAGACCGCGACGCACGCCGGGCACCTGGACGCCGCCCGGGAACTGCTCGACGGGCGGCAGCGGCTGGTCCTGGACCGGGGCCGCGCGGCGGGGACGGCGGAAGGGGTCACCCGATCTGCAGCGGGTCCACCCGCACCCGGACCAGGGGCAGCTTGCGCACGCTGCGGCCGGCGGTGA
- a CDS encoding aldo/keto reductase family protein, with translation MDFRHLGRSGLKISEITYGNWLTHGSQVENEAAIACVHAALDAGITTFDTADVYANTAAETVLGTALKGQRRESLEILTKVFGPIGPKQHNDTGLSRKHVTEACEGSLRRLGTDHIDLYQAHRYDYATPLEETMQAFADLVRQGKVLYVGVSEWTAEQLRDGAALAKDLGFQLISNQPQYSMLWRVIEGEVVPTSRELGISQVVWSPIAQGVLTGKYTPGGQPPEGSRATDAKGGADMIKRWMRDDVLSRVQELKPIAADLDLSMAQLAVAWVLQNDNVATAIIGASRPEQVHDNAAAAGVKIPAEALERIDAVLGDVVERDPAKTHESSPKQREV, from the coding sequence GTGGACTTCCGACACCTCGGCCGCTCCGGCCTGAAGATCTCCGAGATCACCTACGGCAACTGGCTCACCCACGGCTCGCAGGTCGAGAACGAGGCGGCGATCGCCTGCGTGCACGCCGCCCTCGACGCGGGCATCACCACCTTCGACACCGCCGACGTCTACGCCAACACCGCCGCCGAGACCGTCCTGGGCACCGCGCTGAAGGGTCAGCGCCGCGAGTCCCTGGAGATCCTCACCAAGGTCTTCGGCCCCATCGGCCCCAAGCAGCACAACGACACCGGCCTTTCCCGCAAGCACGTCACCGAGGCGTGCGAGGGCTCGCTGCGCCGGCTGGGCACCGACCACATCGACCTCTACCAGGCGCACCGCTACGACTACGCGACGCCGCTGGAGGAGACGATGCAGGCCTTCGCCGACCTCGTCCGCCAGGGCAAGGTGCTGTACGTCGGGGTCAGCGAGTGGACCGCCGAGCAGCTGCGCGACGGCGCGGCCCTCGCCAAGGACCTGGGCTTCCAGCTCATCTCCAACCAGCCGCAGTACTCGATGCTGTGGCGGGTCATCGAGGGCGAGGTCGTCCCCACCTCCCGCGAGCTGGGCATCAGCCAGGTCGTGTGGTCGCCCATCGCCCAGGGCGTCCTGACCGGCAAGTACACCCCCGGCGGTCAGCCGCCGGAGGGCTCGCGCGCCACGGACGCCAAGGGCGGCGCCGACATGATCAAGCGGTGGATGCGCGACGACGTGCTCTCGCGCGTGCAGGAGCTGAAGCCGATCGCCGCGGACCTGGACCTGTCGATGGCCCAGCTCGCCGTGGCCTGGGTGCTGCAGAACGACAACGTCGCCACCGCCATCATCGGCGCCTCGCGGCCCGAGCAGGTGCACGACAACGCCGCCGCGGCCGGGGTGAAGATCCCCGCCGAGGCGCTGGAGCGCATCGACGCCGTCCTCGGCGACGTCGTCGAGCGCGACCCCGCCAAGACCCACGAGAGCTCGCCCAAGCAGCGCGAGGTCTGA
- the def gene encoding peptide deformylase produces the protein MAIQPIRLFGDPVLRQRAEEVTNFDKELRQLVKDLEETMLAAPGAGLAAPQLGVSLRVFTYHADGELGHLVNPVLELSEECQEGDEGCLSFPGIVADTRRSLHVVAKGFDMHGEPVTITGSEYKARAIQHETDHLDGILFIDRLDKAQRKLALKAVREAEWLGLETPQVKVSPHATFGQAR, from the coding sequence GTGGCGATCCAGCCCATCCGACTCTTCGGGGACCCCGTCCTGCGCCAGCGCGCGGAAGAGGTCACCAACTTCGACAAGGAGCTGCGCCAGCTCGTCAAGGACCTCGAGGAGACCATGCTCGCCGCCCCCGGCGCCGGGCTCGCCGCCCCGCAGCTCGGGGTGTCGCTGCGGGTGTTCACCTACCACGCCGACGGTGAGCTCGGGCACCTCGTCAACCCCGTCCTGGAGCTGAGCGAGGAGTGCCAGGAGGGCGACGAGGGCTGCCTGTCGTTCCCCGGGATCGTGGCCGACACCCGGCGCTCGCTGCACGTCGTGGCCAAGGGGTTCGACATGCACGGCGAACCGGTCACCATCACCGGCTCGGAGTACAAGGCCCGCGCCATCCAGCACGAGACCGACCACCTCGACGGGATCCTGTTCATCGACCGCCTCGACAAGGCCCAGCGCAAGCTCGCGCTCAAGGCCGTCCGCGAGGCCGAGTGGCTCGGACTGGAGACCCCGCAGGTCAAGGTGTCCCCGCACGCCACGTTCGGTCAGGCGAGGTAG
- the fmt gene encoding methionyl-tRNA formyltransferase — protein MRLVLAGTPDVAVPALDALLASRHDVVAVLTRPDAVAGRGRKPVASPLAQRAREAGLPVLQPVRPRGEEFLAQLRDLEPDACPVVAYGALVPREALDVPRFGWLNLHFSLLPAWRGAAPVQRAVMHGDDVTGACVFALEEGLDTGPVYARFTEPVGPRDSAGDLLGRLAVTGARTLVDVLDALEDGTAAAVPQTGDVSLAPKITVEEARVDWTRTAAEVDRHVRGCTPEPGSWTTFRGERFKLAPVTPTDEDLPAGRIVVERKRVLVGTGAGSVELGPVQPAGKKLMGATDWARGTRPQPGEEFA, from the coding sequence GTGCGTCTCGTCCTCGCCGGAACCCCCGACGTCGCCGTCCCCGCCCTCGACGCGCTGCTCGCCAGCCGCCACGACGTCGTCGCCGTCCTCACCCGTCCCGACGCCGTCGCCGGCCGGGGCCGCAAGCCCGTCGCCTCCCCCCTCGCCCAGCGCGCCCGCGAGGCCGGACTGCCCGTCCTGCAACCGGTCAGGCCCCGCGGCGAGGAGTTCCTCGCACAGTTGCGGGACCTCGAACCCGACGCCTGCCCCGTCGTGGCCTACGGCGCGCTCGTGCCCCGCGAGGCCCTCGACGTGCCCCGGTTCGGCTGGCTGAACCTGCACTTCTCGCTGCTGCCCGCCTGGCGCGGGGCCGCCCCCGTCCAGCGCGCCGTCATGCACGGCGACGACGTCACCGGCGCCTGCGTCTTCGCCCTCGAGGAGGGCCTGGACACCGGGCCCGTCTACGCGCGGTTCACCGAACCCGTCGGCCCCCGCGACAGCGCCGGCGACCTGCTCGGCCGGCTCGCCGTCACCGGTGCCCGGACCCTCGTCGACGTCCTGGACGCCCTCGAGGACGGCACCGCCGCGGCGGTCCCGCAGACCGGGGACGTGAGCCTGGCCCCGAAGATCACCGTCGAGGAGGCCCGCGTCGACTGGACCCGCACCGCCGCCGAGGTCGACCGGCACGTGCGCGGCTGCACCCCCGAACCGGGCTCGTGGACGACGTTCCGCGGGGAGCGGTTCAAGCTCGCCCCCGTGACCCCCACCGACGAGGACCTGCCCGCGGGCCGGATCGTCGTGGAGCGCAAGCGGGTCCTGGTGGGCACCGGCGCCGGGTCGGTCGAACTCGGCCCGGTCCAGCCCGCGGGCAAGAAGCTGATGGGCGCGACCGACTGGGCGCGCGGGACCCGGCCGCAGCCGGGGGAGGAGTTCGCGTGA
- a CDS encoding RsmB/NOP family class I SAM-dependent RNA methyltransferase yields MTGRTIQGQNSPRRGVKQDRFTRVDESRKVAYEVLRAVSADDAYANLVLPKLLRARKLNGRDAAFATELAYGVLRGQGTYDALLATLVDRPLADLDAGVVDVLRMGLHQLLAMRVPDHAAVATSVALARNVLGGGPAGLVNAVLRKASGRDLDQWLAEVAPGDSDDDLAVRYSHPQWVLRSLREALRAHGHDPAELEDLLRADNTPAHVALAALPGLASPDDLVGRDAHLEIGTGRWAPTAAHVVHGDPGKLAAVRTGRARVQDEGSQVVALVLAAADVEGRDERWLDLCAGPGGKAALLAATAAGRGATLTAVEVAGHRAELVRQALSAVPGLADVRVGDGREVGTDEPGAYDRVLVDAPCTGLGALRRRPEARWRRTPADLGSLAPLQRELLASALDAVRPGGVVAYATCSPVLSETRLVVDDAVKAAAKRGVEVERLDTPAVLERVVPGMPSAAAGAAVQLWPHTHGTDAMHVALLRRVS; encoded by the coding sequence GTGACCGGCCGGACCATCCAGGGTCAGAACAGCCCCCGCCGGGGCGTCAAGCAGGACCGCTTCACGCGCGTCGACGAATCGCGCAAGGTCGCCTACGAGGTGCTGCGCGCGGTCTCGGCCGACGACGCCTACGCCAACCTCGTGCTGCCGAAGCTGCTGCGCGCCAGGAAGCTGAACGGCCGCGACGCCGCCTTCGCCACCGAGCTCGCCTACGGCGTGCTGCGCGGGCAGGGCACCTACGACGCCCTGCTGGCCACCCTCGTCGACCGGCCCCTGGCCGACCTGGACGCCGGCGTCGTCGACGTCCTGCGCATGGGCCTGCACCAGCTCCTGGCCATGCGCGTGCCCGACCACGCCGCCGTCGCCACCAGCGTCGCCCTGGCCCGCAACGTCCTCGGCGGCGGCCCGGCCGGCCTCGTCAACGCCGTGCTGCGCAAGGCCTCCGGCCGAGACCTGGACCAGTGGCTCGCCGAGGTCGCGCCCGGGGACTCCGACGACGACCTCGCCGTGCGGTACTCCCACCCCCAGTGGGTCCTGCGCAGCCTGCGCGAGGCGCTGCGCGCCCACGGGCACGACCCGGCCGAGCTCGAGGACCTGCTGCGCGCCGACAACACCCCCGCGCACGTGGCGCTCGCCGCGCTGCCGGGCCTGGCGAGCCCCGACGACCTCGTCGGGCGCGACGCCCACCTGGAGATCGGCACCGGCCGCTGGGCCCCCACCGCCGCGCACGTCGTGCACGGCGACCCGGGCAAGCTCGCCGCCGTCCGCACCGGCCGCGCCCGCGTCCAGGACGAGGGCTCGCAGGTCGTCGCCCTCGTGCTGGCCGCCGCCGACGTCGAGGGCCGCGACGAGCGCTGGCTCGACCTGTGCGCCGGTCCCGGCGGCAAGGCCGCGCTGCTGGCCGCCACCGCGGCGGGCCGCGGCGCGACGCTGACGGCCGTCGAGGTCGCCGGCCACCGCGCCGAGCTCGTGCGCCAGGCGTTGAGCGCCGTCCCGGGCCTGGCCGACGTCCGCGTCGGCGACGGCCGCGAGGTCGGCACCGACGAACCGGGGGCGTACGACCGCGTGCTCGTCGACGCCCCCTGCACGGGCCTGGGGGCCCTGCGCCGGCGTCCGGAGGCCCGGTGGCGGCGCACCCCCGCCGACCTCGGCTCGCTCGCCCCGCTGCAGCGCGAGCTGCTCGCCTCGGCGCTGGACGCCGTGCGTCCCGGCGGGGTCGTCGCCTACGCCACGTGCTCGCCCGTCCTGAGCGAGACCCGGCTCGTCGTCGACGACGCCGTCAAGGCCGCCGCCAAGCGCGGCGTCGAGGTCGAGCGCCTCGACACCCCGGCCGTCCTGGAGCGGGTCGTGCCCGGGATGCCCTCGGCCGCGGCCGGTGCGGCGGTGCAGCTGTGGCCGCACACGCACGGGACCGACGCCATGCACGTGGCCCTGCTGCGCCGCGTCAGCTGA
- a CDS encoding isocitrate lyase/PEP mutase family protein: MNSAEKAARLRHLHEDPELLVLVNVWDAVSATVVAGEPQTKALATAGHSIAATFGYGDGEQIPLELGLSLVERIVVAAGDLPVSADLDGGYGDAGETVRKAIGVGVVGANVEDRLRPLDESVARVEAIVAAGEAEGVPFVLNARTDALARGGDRGRDVWLPDAIERGKAYLDAGATSVFVPGPLDEDAVTELVAAFGPQKLSVIGFPGVPDQARLAELGVARITYGPLTQRVALTALQDAARAIYAGGGIPEGTRPLN, encoded by the coding sequence GTGAACTCCGCTGAGAAGGCCGCCCGGCTGCGGCACCTGCACGAAGACCCCGAGCTCCTCGTCCTCGTCAACGTCTGGGACGCCGTGTCGGCGACCGTCGTCGCGGGCGAACCCCAGACCAAGGCCCTGGCCACGGCCGGGCACTCCATCGCCGCCACCTTCGGCTACGGCGACGGCGAGCAGATCCCGCTGGAGCTGGGCCTGTCCCTCGTCGAGCGCATCGTCGTCGCGGCCGGGGACCTGCCGGTCTCCGCCGACCTCGACGGCGGCTACGGCGACGCCGGCGAGACCGTCCGCAAGGCCATCGGGGTCGGCGTCGTCGGCGCCAACGTCGAGGACCGGCTGCGGCCGCTGGACGAGTCCGTCGCCCGCGTCGAGGCCATCGTCGCCGCCGGCGAGGCCGAGGGCGTGCCCTTCGTCCTCAACGCCCGCACCGACGCCCTGGCCCGCGGCGGCGACCGCGGCCGCGACGTGTGGCTGCCCGACGCGATCGAGCGCGGCAAGGCCTACCTCGACGCCGGCGCCACGAGCGTCTTCGTCCCCGGCCCCCTCGACGAGGACGCCGTCACCGAGCTCGTCGCGGCCTTCGGCCCGCAGAAGCTGTCGGTCATCGGCTTCCCCGGCGTGCCCGACCAGGCCCGCCTCGCCGAGCTCGGCGTCGCCCGCATCACCTACGGCCCGCTGACCCAGCGCGTCGCCCTCACCGCCCTGCAGGACGCCGCCCGCGCCATCTACGCCGGCGGGGGCATCCCGGAGGGCACGCGTCCGCTGAACTGA
- a CDS encoding alpha-hydroxy acid oxidase: MTWIEDLARRADAVLPDYVSAYYHSNAGDGSCDREGIADWNAFRLRPSVLRDASAQDLTSDVLGTPVAAPILVAPMAQQVGARPEGEVLTAQGAAKAGTLLGVSTNTGARFDDIAAQGAPWWYQVYVARDRAATRLLVERAATAGAKALILTVDTTPLGREIPAIDPRNWPEGPRKNRTANLTAAELERFGKDTDMALDLTPDVIGWLAEASGLPVLCKGVLTARDARRCVDAGADGIIVSTHGGRRLGNSVTSAFALPEILAEVGGEVEVHVDSGIRGGAQAAVALALGAKAVHIGRPAMWGLAADGAEGVATVLANYQAELVTTLRQMGIGSVKDLRPADVVARS, translated from the coding sequence GTGACCTGGATCGAGGACCTCGCCCGCCGCGCCGACGCCGTGCTGCCCGACTACGTGTCGGCCTACTACCACTCCAACGCGGGCGACGGCTCCTGCGACCGGGAGGGCATCGCCGACTGGAACGCGTTCCGGCTGCGGCCCAGCGTCCTGCGCGACGCCTCCGCCCAGGACCTCACCAGCGACGTGCTCGGCACCCCCGTCGCCGCGCCGATCCTCGTGGCCCCCATGGCCCAGCAGGTCGGGGCCCGGCCCGAGGGGGAGGTGCTCACCGCCCAGGGCGCGGCGAAGGCCGGCACCCTGCTCGGCGTCTCCACCAACACCGGCGCCCGCTTCGACGACATCGCCGCCCAGGGCGCGCCCTGGTGGTACCAGGTCTACGTCGCCCGCGACCGCGCGGCCACCCGCCTGCTCGTCGAGCGCGCCGCCACCGCCGGCGCCAAGGCGCTCATCCTCACCGTCGACACCACGCCACTGGGTCGCGAGATCCCCGCGATCGACCCCCGCAACTGGCCCGAGGGCCCGCGCAAGAACCGCACGGCCAACCTCACCGCGGCCGAGCTGGAGCGCTTCGGCAAGGACACCGACATGGCGCTGGACCTGACGCCGGACGTCATCGGCTGGCTCGCGGAGGCCTCCGGGCTGCCCGTCCTGTGCAAGGGCGTGCTCACCGCCCGCGACGCGCGTCGCTGCGTGGACGCCGGCGCCGACGGGATCATCGTCTCCACCCACGGCGGCCGCCGCCTGGGCAACTCCGTGACGTCGGCCTTCGCCCTGCCCGAGATCCTCGCCGAGGTCGGCGGCGAGGTCGAGGTCCACGTCGACTCCGGCATCCGCGGCGGCGCGCAGGCCGCCGTGGCGCTCGCGCTGGGGGCCAAGGCCGTGCACATCGGCCGGCCCGCCATGTGGGGCCTGGCCGCCGACGGCGCCGAGGGGGTGGCCACGGTGCTGGCGAACTACCAGGCCGAGCTGGTGACCACGTTGCGGCAGATGGGGATCGGGTCGGTCAAGGACCTGCGCCCCGCCGACGTCGTCGCCCGCTCCTGA
- a CDS encoding type II toxin-antitoxin system death-on-curing family toxin, translated as MIRPVRYLTVGDLVRFTAIFPDGPYDVRDAGLLALAAERPQLQVLGRDAYPDLPRKAAALLHSIVRTRPLVDGNERTALLAALAMLHLNGTGVAATSARAGLALTRDVAEGTLDDVPEIAARLTRLVERGVSD; from the coding sequence GTGATCCGCCCCGTCCGCTACCTGACGGTCGGCGACCTCGTCCGCTTCACCGCGATCTTCCCCGACGGCCCCTACGACGTCCGCGACGCCGGCCTGCTGGCCCTGGCCGCCGAGCGCCCGCAGCTGCAGGTGCTGGGCCGCGACGCCTACCCCGACCTGCCCCGCAAGGCGGCCGCGCTGCTGCACTCGATCGTGCGCACCCGCCCGCTGGTCGACGGCAACGAGCGGACGGCCCTGCTCGCGGCGCTGGCGATGCTGCACCTGAACGGGACGGGCGTGGCGGCCACGTCGGCGCGGGCCGGCCTGGCGCTGACCCGGGACGTCGCCGAGGGCACCCTCGACGACGTCCCCGAGATCGCGGCCCGCCTGACCCGCCTCGTCGAGCGCGGGGTCAGCGACTGA
- the rpe gene encoding ribulose-phosphate 3-epimerase: protein MPQDREPRINPSILSADFANLQAELDRISTADAAHVDVMDGHFVPNLTLGLPIVEALQRVSPIPLDCHLMIDDPDRWAPAYAEAGAAGVTFHAEAATAPVKLAREIRKAGGRAGIALRPATPVEPYVDLLGEFDMVLVMTVEPGFGGQGFLDVTLPKIRRARAAIGDSGFDVRLQVDGGVSASTIERAAEAGADVFVAGSAVYGADDAAAAIGELRHLAAAACRH, encoded by the coding sequence GTGCCCCAGGACCGCGAACCGCGCATCAACCCCTCCATCCTGTCCGCCGACTTCGCCAACCTGCAGGCGGAACTGGACCGGATCTCCACCGCCGACGCCGCCCACGTCGACGTCATGGACGGGCACTTCGTGCCGAACCTCACCCTGGGCCTGCCGATCGTCGAGGCGCTGCAACGGGTCTCGCCGATCCCGCTGGACTGCCACCTCATGATCGACGACCCCGACCGCTGGGCCCCGGCCTACGCCGAGGCCGGGGCCGCGGGCGTCACGTTCCACGCCGAGGCGGCGACCGCCCCCGTGAAGCTGGCGCGCGAGATCCGCAAGGCGGGGGGTCGGGCCGGGATCGCCCTGCGGCCGGCGACCCCGGTCGAGCCCTACGTCGACCTGCTCGGGGAGTTCGACATGGTCCTCGTCATGACCGTCGAGCCCGGGTTCGGCGGGCAGGGGTTCCTCGACGTGACCCTGCCCAAGATCCGCCGGGCGCGCGCCGCCATCGGCGACTCCGGGTTCGACGTGCGGCTGCAGGTCGACGGGGGCGTCTCGGCGAGCACGATCGAGCGTGCCGCCGAGGCCGGGGCCGACGTGTTCGTGGCCGGCTCGGCCGTCTACGGGGCCGACGACGCCGCCGCCGCGATCGGTGAGCTGCGTCACCTCGCGGCCGCCGCCTGCCGGCACTGA
- a CDS encoding riboflavin synthase yields MFTGIVEEIGEVVAVEFGSESARLTVRGPVVVSDAVHGASIAVDGVCLTVVDQPEPGTFTVDVMQESLQRSSLHDVAPGRRVNLERAMAAHGRLGGHIVQGHVDGTGTLVARTPGEAWEVVRFAIPADLARYVVEKGSITIDGTSLTVSGVSAPGVDEPWLEVSLIPATLELTVLGTKGPGAQVNLEVDVLAKYVERLNAFDRIGAGA; encoded by the coding sequence GTGTTCACCGGAATCGTGGAAGAGATCGGCGAGGTCGTCGCCGTGGAGTTCGGCTCGGAGTCGGCGCGGCTGACCGTGCGCGGACCCGTCGTGGTCTCCGACGCCGTGCACGGCGCGTCCATCGCCGTCGACGGCGTCTGCCTCACCGTCGTCGACCAGCCCGAACCGGGCACCTTCACCGTCGACGTCATGCAGGAGTCGTTGCAGCGCAGCTCGTTGCACGACGTCGCCCCGGGCCGCCGGGTCAACCTCGAACGCGCGATGGCCGCGCACGGCCGCCTCGGCGGGCACATCGTGCAGGGCCACGTCGACGGCACCGGCACGCTCGTGGCGCGCACGCCGGGGGAGGCGTGGGAGGTCGTGCGGTTCGCGATCCCGGCCGACCTGGCCCGCTACGTGGTGGAGAAGGGCTCCATCACGATCGACGGCACCTCGCTCACCGTCTCCGGCGTCAGCGCCCCCGGCGTGGACGAACCGTGGCTGGAGGTCTCGCTCATCCCCGCGACCCTCGAACTGACGGTCCTGGGCACCAAGGGGCCCGGAGCGCAGGTCAACCTCGAGGTGGACGTCCTGGCCAAGTACGTCGAGCGGCTGAACGCCTTCGACCGGATCGGGGCGGGGGCGTGA
- the ribH gene encoding 6,7-dimethyl-8-ribityllumazine synthase, with product MSGDGSPEITVDGSGLRVAVVAARWHAEVMEGLLAGARRALEASGVTDVTEVRVPGAFELPVAAARLARAGYDAVVTLGVVIRGGTPHFEYVCDAATSGLTQVAVTTGVPIGFGVLTVDNEAQALHRAGLRGSREDKGAEAVEAALETVVALRGVAPLPTS from the coding sequence GTGAGCGGGGACGGAAGCCCGGAGATCACCGTCGACGGCAGCGGGCTGCGGGTCGCGGTCGTCGCGGCGCGCTGGCACGCCGAGGTCATGGAGGGCCTGCTGGCCGGCGCGCGCCGCGCCCTGGAGGCCTCCGGCGTCACCGACGTCACCGAGGTGCGCGTGCCGGGCGCCTTCGAGCTGCCCGTGGCCGCGGCCCGGCTGGCCCGCGCCGGCTACGACGCGGTCGTCACCCTGGGCGTCGTGATCCGCGGCGGCACACCGCACTTCGAGTACGTGTGCGACGCCGCGACGTCCGGCCTGACCCAGGTGGCGGTCACCACGGGCGTGCCCATCGGGTTCGGCGTGCTCACCGTCGACAACGAGGCCCAGGCGCTGCACCGGGCCGGGTTGCGCGGTTCGCGCGAGGACAAGGGCGCCGAGGCCGTGGAGGCGGCGCTGGAGACGGTCGTCGCCCTGCGCGGCGTCGCGCCCCTGCCGACGTCCTGA